A stretch of DNA from Mycolicibacterium celeriflavum:
TCTACCTGATCTCGTCGGCCGCGGGCATCGCCGCGTGCATCGTCCGGTTGCTCACCGCCTACATTCCCGCGCTGCAGCAACACGACGGTGGCACGACTCTGGTGTGGGTGTTCGCGTGCATGTGCGGCGCTGGCTTCGCGCTGACCTCGGCCGAGTCCTGGCGGCAGAAGACCAGGTGGTTCAGCAGTACGTCCCGCTGACCGACTAACCGGCGACCGACCGCGACACCTTCCAGAACGGGGCACCCATGTCGGGCACCGTCTGGTATCCGCGCCTGCGCGCCCGCGCGGCGTCGCGGCGGATCAACGCCTGCAAGCCGGCGAACGTCGCCTGGTCGAGCACCATCCGCGTCAACAGCCGGTTGTGCACGAAACCGAACGACAACCCGCTCGTGGGATCGGCCCAGCCGACGGACCCGGCCAAGCCGGCATGACCGAAGCCGGGCATGAATCCCGGCGGGACCGGCAGCGAGTGGTAGCCGAGATTGAAACTCAACGGCACGAAGATGTTTCGGTCCGGCCAATAGTTCGGCCTGCCGGTCAGCGCCGCGACGCGCTCTTCGGACAGGAACTGGGTGCCCTCGATACGGCCGCCGTTGGCGATCGCGCCGTACATCTTGGCCAGGCTGCGGGCGGTCGCGACCCCGTTGGCCGCCGGAATCTCGGCGTCCAGGAACGGGGTGTCGCCCTGGACGACGGCCTTCATCCCGGGAAAGTACATCGAGCCGAACATCCCGGACACGCCGAGCGCCGCCACCCGCGGGGCGATGAAGTTGAAAACGGGGTTGGCCAACGTGCCCTGCGGCGCGAGGATCTGCGCTGCGCGGGTCGGCGCGTCGGCAGGCGGGCGGCCCAGGTGCAGTCCGTCGGTGTCGAGCGGTTCGGCGAGTTCCTCGCGGATCAGGTCGCGCATGCTCTTGCCGGTGACCGCGCGGCCCAGTCCGGACATCAGCCAGCCGTAGGTGAGCGCGTGGTAGGCCTGATGGCCGAACAGCAGTTTGTTGACCGGCGCGGCCGCGACCCGTTGCTCCATCACCCGGTGGTCGAGCAACTCGTCCTTGGTGCAACCGTTGAGATGGGACAACCCTGCCCGGTGCTGCATCATGTCTCGCACCGTGATCCGGCCCTTGCCCTTGACCCCGAACTCGGGCCAGTACTCGGCGACCGGCGTGTCGTAGTCGATCAGGCCGCGGTCGGCCAGGCGGTGGATGACCGTCGAGGCCAGGCCCTTGGTGACCGAGAAAACCATCGCCCCGGTGTCCGCGTTCCAGTGCTGGGTGCCGCGGCGGTCCGCGTAGCCCGTCCACACGTCGACGACGGGTTCCCCGTGCAGGTATATCGACAGCGCGCCGCCACCGTAGCGGCGGCCAGGGAAAAGCCGGCGGAAGCTGCGCACGGTGCACGCGAAGTTCGAATCCGCTGCGCCCTGGACACCGTGCGGAAGCGCTGCGCTGGGCTCCCGACTCTTGACACCCGTCACAATGTATTGAATTTACTCGTAACCCCGGCTAATAAACCTTGTGTTATCTATTCGTTAGGTTCGCCCATGTCCGAGGCGTCGAGCAACTGTTGGGCAGCAAGCGCCGGCGTCAGTTCGCCGTCGCGGACCTGGCGTTCGATCTCGGCGCGGGCCTTCTTGACCCTCGGGTTGGACAACACCCGGTCGAGGACCGCGTCGCGCACCATCGACCACGTCCACTCGACCTGCTGGGTGCGGCGGCGACTTTCGAACTCCCCCGCCTCGGTCAGCACCTCGCGATGCTTGAGCACGGTCGTCCACAACTCCTCGAGACCCGAGCCTTCCAACGCGCTCATGGTGAGAACTGGTGGGCGCCATAGGGTTTCGCGGGGGTAGATCAGGCGGATGGCGCCGGCGAGCTCGCGGGCGGCCCTCTTGGCCTCGATCGCGTGCTCACCGTCGGCTTTGTTCACCACGACGATGTCGGCGAGTTCGAGCACGCCCTTCTTGATCCCCTGCAACTGGTCACCCGTGCGCG
This window harbors:
- the lipL gene encoding esterase/beta-lactamase LipL, with translation MTGVKSREPSAALPHGVQGAADSNFACTVRSFRRLFPGRRYGGGALSIYLHGEPVVDVWTGYADRRGTQHWNADTGAMVFSVTKGLASTVIHRLADRGLIDYDTPVAEYWPEFGVKGKGRITVRDMMQHRAGLSHLNGCTKDELLDHRVMEQRVAAAPVNKLLFGHQAYHALTYGWLMSGLGRAVTGKSMRDLIREELAEPLDTDGLHLGRPPADAPTRAAQILAPQGTLANPVFNFIAPRVAALGVSGMFGSMYFPGMKAVVQGDTPFLDAEIPAANGVATARSLAKMYGAIANGGRIEGTQFLSEERVAALTGRPNYWPDRNIFVPLSFNLGYHSLPVPPGFMPGFGHAGLAGSVGWADPTSGLSFGFVHNRLLTRMVLDQATFAGLQALIRRDAARARRRGYQTVPDMGAPFWKVSRSVAG